One window of ANME-2 cluster archaeon genomic DNA carries:
- a CDS encoding radical SAM protein, with the protein MHSGNSEYPILLADCSLKLLEVPSIFDAARDQLYEVDQEALEFLLQFDGTTSMNDILEKNNRPEVLELLDYLEQEGLFVLRDRPTPRHLQVRQSPIPSLRYLLVHTTTRCNLKCKHCYLGAMRGEDMTMNIFRQMVDEFIAMGGLKIMLSGGEPLLHPHIWEFLEYLKASGLRIVMLSNGTLIDHGTALRLQGLVHEVQVSIDGTAVSHDALRGEGTFGKTRDAVRYLKAEGIDVSAATMIHARNLDEFDEIEKTINALDMLQWSVDLPCDAGYLSENPTWMADISRAASIFSLYGFGEGAHESTGHYTCGSHLCTVMPDGDIAKCGFFAGEPAGNISQGLLPAWERLCDEQLWDLDELDCAGCASIRDCRGGCRYRAKMWGGSMVSPDPLMCLANGVDPDKYIQA; encoded by the coding sequence ATGCACTCAGGTAACAGCGAATATCCGATACTTTTAGCAGATTGCAGTCTGAAACTGCTTGAAGTACCCTCCATTTTCGATGCTGCACGTGACCAGCTATATGAGGTCGACCAGGAGGCATTGGAATTCCTGCTGCAATTTGATGGCACAACTTCTATGAATGATATCCTGGAAAAAAATAACAGGCCAGAGGTATTGGAACTCCTCGATTACCTGGAACAAGAAGGTCTCTTTGTTCTCCGGGACCGACCTACCCCACGCCACCTCCAGGTCAGACAATCGCCCATACCTTCCCTGCGCTACCTGCTGGTGCACACCACCACCCGCTGCAACCTGAAATGCAAACATTGCTACCTGGGAGCAATGAGAGGAGAGGATATGACGATGAATATTTTCAGGCAGATGGTGGATGAGTTCATAGCAATGGGCGGGCTTAAGATAATGCTCTCGGGTGGTGAGCCTCTGCTGCATCCCCACATATGGGAGTTCCTGGAATACCTGAAAGCATCCGGCCTCAGGATTGTGATGTTGAGCAACGGCACCCTTATTGACCATGGAACGGCACTGCGCCTTCAGGGACTGGTGCATGAAGTACAGGTAAGCATTGACGGGACTGCGGTGTCCCATGATGCGCTGCGGGGCGAGGGGACCTTCGGGAAGACCCGGGATGCAGTACGATACCTGAAAGCCGAGGGCATAGATGTATCGGCAGCTACCATGATACATGCCCGTAATCTCGATGAGTTCGATGAAATTGAAAAGACCATCAATGCACTTGATATGCTCCAGTGGTCAGTGGACCTCCCCTGCGACGCAGGATATCTGTCAGAAAATCCAACATGGATGGCCGACATCTCCAGGGCAGCCAGTATCTTTTCATTATACGGGTTCGGGGAAGGAGCCCATGAGAGCACCGGACACTATACCTGCGGGTCGCACCTGTGTACGGTGATGCCGGACGGGGATATAGCGAAGTGCGGGTTCTTTGCCGGTGAACCTGCGGGCAATATATCACAGGGGTTGTTACCTGCCTGGGAACGGCTGTGTGATGAACAATTATGGGACCTGGATGAACTGGACTGTGCCGGATGTGCCAGTATCAGGGACTGCCGGGGAGGGTGCAGGTACCGGGCAAAAATGTGGGGCGGCAGCATGGTATCGCCCGACCCGCTGATGTGCCTGGCCAATGGAGTGGACCCGGACAAGTACATACAGGCATGA
- a CDS encoding methyltransferase domain-containing protein — protein sequence MSVITKYNRISYVYDLMESMVEFLKFRKWRRMVLSDIGGRVLDMGVGTGKNLNYYPGNSTVIGVDISPGMLEHAKKKAKDMDNVSLLVMDGEHLAFKDDSFDNVVTTFVLCSVPEPVNALQELRRVCKFQGTITNLEHMRSEHVFIAFLEDVFNPVFTFIMGVNINRRTVENIKKAGLKVIEERNLGLGDVFRLVRSKPKKQV from the coding sequence ATGTCAGTAATCACAAAATACAACCGGATTTCATATGTGTATGACCTGATGGAATCCATGGTCGAATTCCTGAAATTTAGAAAATGGCGGCGTATGGTGCTGTCTGATATCGGCGGCAGGGTACTTGATATGGGAGTGGGTACGGGAAAGAACCTCAACTATTATCCCGGGAACAGCACGGTGATCGGAGTGGATATTAGTCCGGGTATGCTCGAGCATGCAAAGAAAAAGGCAAAGGATATGGATAATGTCTCGCTTCTGGTGATGGATGGGGAACACCTGGCATTCAAGGATGATAGTTTCGATAACGTGGTCACTACTTTTGTCTTGTGCTCGGTTCCGGAACCGGTAAATGCTTTACAAGAGTTGCGGCGGGTGTGCAAATTCCAGGGCACCATTACAAACCTGGAGCATATGCGAAGCGAACATGTTTTTATTGCATTTCTGGAGGATGTGTTCAATCCTGTTTTCACATTTATCATGGGTGTCAATATCAATCGCAGGACTGTGGAGAATATCAAAAAAGCCGGGTTGAAGGTTATTGAGGAGCGCAACCTGGGATTGGGGGATGTGTTCAGGCTGGTACGGTCGAAACCAAAAAAACAGGTTTAA
- the pyrF gene encoding orotidine-5'-phosphate decarboxylase: protein MKKDTRLILAMDVTDRDAAIAITEKTAACLDAVKVGYPLVLAAGVDIISDLARFAPVIADFKVADIPNTDRLILQQAYRAGAAAVIVHAFTGRDSLEACVSEAGKWNRGLFVVTEMSHPGAADFMTAPAGDMARMAVDCGVTGVVAPATRPERVKQIRDIVGNLTIISPGVGAQGGSAGDTIRAGADYVIVGRSIYQSDDPEVAARQIADEIVSVL, encoded by the coding sequence ATGAAAAAAGATACACGACTGATACTTGCTATGGATGTGACTGACAGGGATGCCGCTATTGCCATTACAGAAAAAACCGCCGCCTGCCTGGATGCAGTGAAGGTGGGGTACCCGCTGGTCTTGGCAGCAGGCGTGGATATCATCAGTGACCTGGCCCGGTTCGCTCCGGTAATTGCCGACTTCAAGGTGGCTGACATTCCCAATACCGACCGCCTGATATTGCAGCAGGCATATCGGGCAGGGGCTGCAGCTGTGATAGTTCACGCTTTTACCGGCCGGGATAGTCTTGAGGCATGCGTGTCCGAGGCCGGAAAATGGAACAGGGGCCTGTTTGTGGTAACAGAGATGAGCCATCCGGGTGCGGCTGATTTCATGACTGCTCCTGCCGGGGATATGGCACGTATGGCTGTTGATTGCGGTGTCACGGGTGTGGTGGCACCTGCCACGCGGCCTGAACGGGTGAAGCAGATACGAGATATCGTGGGCAACCTTACTATCATATCGCCGGGTGTCGGTGCGCAGGGCGGCAGTGCCGGTGATACTATCAGGGCAGGGGCCGATTATGTGATAGTGGGCAGGAGCATTTACCAGTCCGATGATCCGGAGGTGGCCGCAAGGCAAATCGCAGATGAGATAGTATCTGTGCTGTAA
- a CDS encoding deoxyhypusine synthase yields MKHEEKLSVPIHNSRLEHPINHAYITSDMSVDELVNQLSGCAFGAGRLAGAVDIYTVMLEDNECTKFFGLAGAMVPAGMRTIVSSLIRDGHIDVLVTTGANLVHDIIESLGLHHFKGSDLVDDIQLKHDRVNRIYDVFLPEEHFTNVEEFLQTTYSELEGQTISIRELLTHIGSKLEDKNSLLKCACNAEIPIYCPAIQDSIVGLQAWLFRQTGKLVVDAFADMREFIDICYNAKRAGALLIGGGVPKNYILQSMLVTPRDFDYAIQLTTDRPDPGGLSGATLDEAQSWGKVGENAKAMTVYGDATITLPIMVAAARSRLGEKGRGIP; encoded by the coding sequence ATGAAACATGAAGAAAAACTCAGCGTTCCAATCCACAACAGCAGGCTTGAACACCCCATCAATCACGCATATATAACATCTGACATGTCCGTGGATGAACTGGTCAACCAGCTGAGCGGCTGCGCCTTCGGTGCGGGCCGGCTGGCAGGAGCAGTGGATATCTACACGGTTATGCTTGAGGATAATGAATGCACGAAATTCTTCGGCCTTGCCGGGGCCATGGTACCCGCAGGTATGCGCACTATCGTCAGCAGCCTGATAAGGGATGGTCATATCGACGTGCTGGTGACCACCGGTGCAAACCTGGTGCATGACATTATCGAAAGCCTGGGACTCCACCACTTCAAGGGGTCAGACCTTGTGGATGATATCCAGTTGAAACATGACCGGGTGAACAGGATATATGACGTGTTCCTGCCGGAGGAGCATTTCACGAATGTTGAGGAGTTCCTGCAGACAACATACTCAGAACTGGAAGGGCAGACCATTTCGATAAGGGAACTTCTTACCCACATAGGGAGCAAGCTGGAAGATAAAAATTCCCTCTTGAAATGCGCCTGCAACGCTGAAATTCCCATCTATTGTCCGGCCATCCAGGACTCTATCGTGGGTCTGCAGGCCTGGCTGTTCAGGCAGACCGGAAAACTGGTGGTAGACGCCTTTGCAGATATGCGTGAGTTCATAGATATATGCTATAATGCAAAGCGGGCCGGTGCATTGCTGATAGGTGGCGGCGTGCCTAAGAACTATATCCTGCAAAGCATGCTGGTCACTCCCAGGGATTTTGATTATGCTATCCAGCTGACCACGGACCGGCCTGACCCCGGGGGACTGAGCGGTGCCACCCTGGACGAGGCGCAGTCCTGGGGCAAAGTTGGAGAGAATGCAAAAGCCATGACCGTGTACGGCGATGCCACTATTACTCTGCCCATTATGGTGGCCGCTGCCAGGAGCAGGCTTGGAGAAAAAGGAAGGGGTATTCCATGA
- a CDS encoding phosphoribosyltransferase gives MREIFFDENNVENSLQQAYKKIKKEGFDSYILLGINTGGMHVAERINNIGTFEKIISCSINNGSVSIPDSNLSDIRDKNILICEDTVISGKTVLKVVNKLLSLGAAEIKILSLLMRQNSMIVPNIFVFETEEDTRVYFPWSDYPIRTYPRGIVRKILYEDCSKSFKCGDFRIDKISLSDFFKNQQHTDAKIYLVEDKADICSIIQFYEKGINSHTGLFLDIIATSNTKKGNKYASTLLKLICMYMFHHEFDFIYAYAFDRPGLINMYKQIGFELIGKVEDDNYGILHKMILVNGIRNDKDLIINAVRRHI, from the coding sequence GTGAGAGAGATTTTTTTTGATGAAAACAATGTAGAAAATAGCTTGCAGCAGGCTTATAAAAAAATAAAAAAAGAGGGTTTTGATTCATACATTCTTTTAGGAATAAACACTGGTGGAATGCATGTTGCTGAAAGAATCAACAATATTGGTACATTTGAAAAAATAATTTCTTGTAGTATTAATAACGGTTCTGTATCGATACCTGATTCTAACTTATCTGACATTCGAGATAAGAATATACTAATATGTGAAGACACGGTGATTTCCGGAAAAACTGTCTTAAAAGTGGTAAATAAACTGCTTAGCCTTGGTGCAGCTGAGATAAAGATATTATCATTACTGATGAGACAAAATTCAATGATTGTTCCGAATATTTTCGTTTTTGAGACAGAAGAAGATACCAGAGTATATTTCCCCTGGAGCGATTATCCAATCAGGACCTACCCCCGAGGTATTGTAAGAAAAATACTGTACGAAGATTGCAGTAAGTCATTCAAATGTGGAGATTTCCGTATTGATAAGATTTCCTTATCTGATTTTTTCAAGAACCAGCAGCATACTGATGCAAAGATTTACCTTGTAGAAGATAAAGCCGATATCTGTTCTATTATCCAATTCTATGAAAAAGGCATTAATAGTCATACTGGCCTTTTTCTTGATATAATCGCAACGTCAAATACAAAAAAAGGTAACAAATACGCAAGTACTTTATTAAAATTAATATGTATGTATATGTTTCACCATGAATTTGATTTCATCTATGCATATGCTTTTGACCGACCAGGATTAATTAATATGTACAAACAAATAGGGTTTGAACTTATTGGGAAAGTCGAGGATGATAATTATGGAATTCTTCATAAAATGATATTGGTCAACGGGATAAGAAATGACAAAGACCTGATTATAAATGCAGTTCGAAGACATATTTAA
- the leuS gene encoding leucine--tRNA ligase — MNHNYNPKKIESKWQKRWEESGIFTVTEDTSKPKYYCLEMYPYPSAALHMGHLRNYAIGDSIARFKRMQGFNVLYPMGYDAFGLPAENAAIKQKIDPETWTRSNIKNIKRQQQEMGLSYDWSRQIQSLDEDYYKWNQWIFLKLFEKGLTYRENALINWCPDCRTVLANEQVINNRCWRCSTVVEQKELKQWFFKIRDYADELLDGLEDLDWPESVKMMQRNWIGRSEGTIIRFTIADTGETIPIFTTRPDTVFGVTFMVFAPEHPKIKEWVEGTKYQADFEAFLAEVAQEDKFLRMSADKDKKGMFIGKYAINPLTGDEIPVYVGNFVIYEYGAGAVMAVPAHDQRDFEFAKVHDIPIKIVIQPPDRELNTDEMEEAYIDDGVLVNSGEFDGTGNRDAIIRISEKLQSQGLGERTVNYKLRNWLISRQRYWGTPIPIIYCNECGTVPVPIEDLPVRLPKDVEFTGSGNPLETSRSFSVVTCPGCGGPARRETDTMDTFVDSSWYFFKYCSPCTETMPFEKEAASYWMPVDQYIGGIEHAILHLLYARFFTRAMRDIGLTEVDEPFARLLCQGMVNKETPYCEVCGRFLPPGEFEEHSCCTCGSKYAMKSAKMSKSLGNVVDPQILMDKYGADSSRFFILFGSNPERELEWSDSGIESVYKFLDKTYRLLVEPPFSLKNGIDARDSYIRFLTHMTIKEANEAFEELKLKDVLTNIQALVDGISDYNQSAVNGEIVNNARRAIMLLLSPITPHLCEEAWESTGNEGLICQARWPKCDYAVVNESESYKWNMLADLGDDVKEILKVAHIISPEKIQIIVAAGWKFELAALFRQEFARTKDRGQIMKALMSTDLKRYGKQVNVILGKYLDDPALAPSVEVDARVEYDFLRSAASILTSQFSCAIEISREEDSKEKKAVSALPGRQSIIVD, encoded by the coding sequence ATGAATCACAATTACAATCCCAAAAAAATCGAGTCGAAATGGCAAAAACGCTGGGAAGAATCAGGGATATTCACCGTCACCGAGGACACCTCAAAACCAAAGTACTACTGCCTTGAGATGTACCCGTACCCATCAGCAGCACTGCATATGGGTCACCTGCGCAACTATGCCATCGGGGACAGCATAGCCAGGTTTAAACGGATGCAGGGATTCAACGTGCTCTATCCCATGGGGTATGATGCCTTCGGGCTGCCGGCAGAAAATGCTGCCATCAAACAGAAAATCGACCCAGAGACCTGGACCCGCAGCAACATAAAAAACATAAAACGCCAGCAACAGGAGATGGGCCTGTCCTACGACTGGTCGCGTCAGATACAGAGCCTGGATGAGGATTATTATAAGTGGAACCAGTGGATATTCCTGAAATTATTTGAAAAAGGGCTAACGTACCGGGAGAACGCGCTGATAAACTGGTGTCCCGACTGCCGTACCGTGCTTGCTAACGAACAGGTCATTAATAACAGGTGCTGGCGCTGTTCAACCGTGGTGGAGCAGAAGGAATTGAAACAGTGGTTCTTCAAGATACGGGACTATGCGGATGAACTGCTGGATGGCCTGGAAGACCTGGACTGGCCAGAATCTGTCAAAATGATGCAGCGCAACTGGATAGGGCGCAGTGAAGGTACCATAATCAGGTTCACCATAGCCGATACAGGCGAGACCATCCCCATTTTCACTACGCGACCTGATACCGTATTCGGTGTTACCTTCATGGTATTCGCACCCGAGCACCCGAAGATAAAGGAATGGGTCGAGGGTACAAAATACCAGGCCGACTTTGAAGCATTCCTGGCCGAGGTCGCGCAGGAAGACAAGTTCCTGAGGATGTCTGCTGATAAGGATAAGAAAGGAATGTTCATCGGCAAGTACGCTATAAACCCGCTGACGGGGGATGAAATTCCTGTGTATGTCGGCAATTTCGTGATCTATGAATACGGTGCGGGAGCAGTAATGGCAGTACCAGCCCACGACCAGCGCGATTTCGAGTTTGCAAAGGTGCACGATATACCCATAAAGATAGTCATCCAGCCTCCTGACAGGGAACTCAACACCGATGAGATGGAAGAAGCCTATATTGACGACGGAGTACTGGTGAACAGCGGAGAATTTGACGGCACTGGCAACCGGGATGCCATCATCAGGATAAGTGAGAAATTACAGAGCCAGGGGTTGGGCGAGCGCACGGTCAATTACAAGCTCAGGAACTGGCTTATATCAAGGCAGCGCTACTGGGGTACTCCCATCCCCATCATCTACTGCAACGAATGCGGTACCGTACCTGTACCCATTGAAGACCTGCCTGTCAGGTTGCCTAAAGATGTAGAATTTACCGGTAGCGGCAACCCGCTGGAAACCTCAAGGAGTTTTTCCGTTGTTACCTGTCCCGGTTGTGGCGGGCCTGCCCGAAGGGAGACCGATACCATGGACACTTTTGTGGACTCATCCTGGTATTTCTTCAAATACTGCAGTCCTTGTACTGAAACCATGCCGTTTGAAAAGGAGGCAGCTTCCTACTGGATGCCGGTAGACCAGTATATCGGTGGTATAGAACATGCTATCCTGCACCTGTTATACGCCAGGTTCTTTACCAGGGCCATGCGGGATATCGGGCTGACTGAAGTAGACGAACCCTTTGCCAGGTTGCTATGCCAGGGTATGGTGAATAAAGAAACGCCCTACTGTGAGGTGTGCGGCAGGTTCCTGCCTCCCGGCGAATTCGAGGAACATTCATGCTGTACCTGCGGTAGCAAATACGCTATGAAGAGCGCAAAGATGTCAAAGAGCCTGGGCAACGTTGTTGACCCCCAGATATTAATGGACAAATACGGGGCTGATTCATCACGTTTTTTCATACTTTTCGGTTCAAATCCCGAACGAGAACTGGAATGGTCAGATTCGGGGATCGAGAGTGTGTATAAGTTCCTTGATAAGACATATCGCCTGCTGGTAGAACCGCCTTTTTCCCTGAAAAATGGCATTGATGCCAGGGACAGCTATATCCGATTCCTGACTCACATGACCATTAAGGAAGCAAACGAGGCCTTTGAGGAGCTCAAACTCAAGGATGTCCTCACAAATATACAGGCACTGGTTGACGGGATATCTGATTACAATCAGTCTGCGGTCAATGGTGAGATAGTTAACAATGCCAGAAGGGCTATTATGTTACTGTTAAGCCCGATAACGCCTCATCTTTGTGAGGAAGCCTGGGAATCTACCGGGAATGAAGGCCTCATCTGCCAGGCCAGATGGCCGAAATGTGATTATGCCGTGGTCAATGAATCAGAATCCTATAAGTGGAATATGCTTGCCGACCTGGGTGATGACGTAAAGGAGATACTCAAGGTGGCACATATCATATCTCCAGAAAAGATACAGATAATTGTTGCAGCCGGATGGAAGTTCGAGCTTGCAGCCCTTTTCAGGCAGGAGTTCGCCAGGACAAAGGACAGGGGGCAAATAATGAAAGCCCTGATGTCCACAGACCTGAAACGGTATGGGAAACAGGTCAATGTGATACTGGGTAAATACCTGGATGACCCTGCCCTGGCTCCATCTGTTGAAGTGGATGCACGGGTGGAATATGATTTCCTGAGAAGCGCCGCTTCTATCTTAACATCTCAGTTCAGTTGCGCAATCGAAATTTCCCGGGAAGAGGACTCAAAAGAGAAGAAAGCTGTAAGTGCTCTCCCGGGGAGACAATCTATTATAGTGGATTGA
- a CDS encoding SRPBCC family protein, with protein sequence MPESQIEFEVKAPIESVWSLMADPEMSTHCIPGLLECEVTGPNTNLWIMEFQIGPLIKRVEMNSTTIEVDPPYRGKWEGNAKGIKMSGEIELKENTNSSTIVFYKLRLEPQSLFLLSMISFIEQKLDNDVRQYAENVKYHVEKDNSFEKNTGNV encoded by the coding sequence ATGCCGGAATCACAAATCGAGTTTGAAGTTAAAGCGCCTATTGAATCAGTATGGAGTTTGATGGCTGACCCGGAAATGTCCACACACTGTATCCCAGGATTGCTGGAATGCGAGGTCACCGGCCCCAATACAAATCTCTGGATAATGGAATTCCAGATAGGACCATTGATAAAACGGGTCGAGATGAACAGTACGACCATAGAAGTTGACCCGCCGTACCGGGGAAAATGGGAAGGAAATGCCAAAGGTATTAAAATGAGCGGGGAAATTGAACTCAAGGAGAATACCAATTCCAGTACCATTGTTTTTTACAAATTAAGACTGGAACCTCAAAGCCTGTTCTTGCTGTCCATGATATCCTTTATTGAGCAAAAACTGGACAATGATGTGCGCCAGTATGCCGAGAATGTCAAGTACCATGTAGAAAAGGACAATTCGTTTGAGAAGAATACTGGTAATGTATAA
- a CDS encoding N-acetyltransferase: MLRKARVGDVAQIRQLINVYAHQEVMLPRAIGELYENIRDFFVIEKEDLIVACGALHVTWEEYGEILSLAVSTTEKRKGHGSRILEACLKEAQELGIKHLVTLTYAQEFFEHHGFKVVDKSTLPHKLWSMCVKCPRFPECDEIAMIKELD, encoded by the coding sequence TTGCTCAGAAAAGCCAGGGTTGGGGATGTTGCCCAGATCCGTCAGCTGATCAATGTTTATGCGCACCAGGAGGTCATGCTGCCTCGTGCCATCGGAGAGTTATATGAAAATATCCGGGACTTTTTTGTAATTGAAAAAGAAGACCTTATCGTCGCCTGTGGTGCGCTGCACGTGACCTGGGAAGAGTACGGTGAGATATTGTCACTGGCAGTGTCCACTACAGAGAAAAGAAAAGGACATGGTTCCAGGATACTTGAGGCATGTTTGAAGGAAGCTCAGGAACTCGGTATCAAGCATCTGGTCACATTGACGTATGCACAGGAGTTTTTTGAGCATCACGGGTTCAAGGTTGTGGATAAGTCTACACTTCCCCATAAATTATGGAGCATGTGTGTGAAATGTCCCCGTTTTCCTGAATGTGATGAAATTGCAATGATAAAAGAACTGGACTGA
- a CDS encoding NAD+ synthase: MPDFNPEDAAKKITNFIKAYVKKSGTKGAVIGLSGGIDSAVTTYLAVKALGRQNVLALIMPERSLTPPEDVLDATDVANILNIEFSVMDISETLNSFIISIPEFVEDDRMSAGNLKARIRMCTLYYYANMMNRIVIGTGNRTELLLGYFTKYGDGGVDIEPIGNLFKSQVRKLAVYLDVPKHIIDKPPTAGLWPGQTDEKDLGLTYEEIDNVLVALLDQKESFEFVVNRYGIDEKVISGMLARIERNIHKRRVAPTPPK, encoded by the coding sequence ATGCCAGATTTTAACCCGGAAGATGCTGCAAAGAAGATCACCAATTTCATCAAAGCGTATGTGAAAAAATCCGGCACAAAGGGTGCTGTTATCGGACTTAGCGGAGGTATAGATTCTGCTGTTACCACGTACCTGGCTGTAAAAGCACTGGGCAGGCAAAATGTGCTTGCACTAATCATGCCTGAAAGAAGCCTGACACCTCCTGAAGATGTACTTGATGCCACTGATGTGGCAAATATCCTGAACATCGAATTTTCAGTAATGGATATATCTGAAACACTTAATTCATTCATCATCTCAATACCTGAATTTGTGGAGGATGACAGGATGTCAGCGGGTAACCTGAAAGCCAGAATCAGGATGTGTACCCTGTATTACTATGCAAACATGATGAACCGCATTGTGATAGGTACAGGCAACAGGACAGAACTGCTCCTGGGGTATTTTACTAAATACGGAGACGGTGGAGTGGATATTGAACCGATTGGAAACCTGTTCAAGTCGCAGGTCAGGAAACTGGCAGTTTACCTGGATGTACCCAAACACATCATAGACAAACCGCCTACTGCGGGACTGTGGCCCGGGCAGACAGATGAGAAGGATTTGGGCCTGACCTATGAAGAGATTGATAATGTACTGGTTGCACTGCTGGACCAAAAAGAATCTTTTGAATTCGTGGTGAACCGGTATGGAATAGATGAAAAGGTAATTTCAGGGATGCTTGCGCGGATCGAGCGAAATATTCACAAACGCCGGGTTGCTCCCACACCACCGAAATAG
- a CDS encoding LPXTG cell wall anchor domain-containing protein, translated as MSGKTPLWIYSIVFLLLLFLLPVCAAEMTYTFDVNKDGGAWYVIEYRTLLDSQARVDEFNSFKGMVEGNTTFKTEFESNMRNIVSQAGVATSRPMTASDFDVLVSVQNTATGNYGIVRSSFKWSHLAEVSGSSIKLGDVFFGGQYISNDDTFIVKIPDGYKLSGATPEPDVRRKDELIWNGPRTFNSGEPTVTFAKGTSWLVIAGILVILGAGAFFILKKKDYTGSSNAKRPGKVSKAEPSGTTQSERPGSSGSTGMVPGLESDEDIIISMLKERGGAMMQSSIVNNSGFSKSKTSSLLNKMAEDGLIQRVRKGRENLVRLV; from the coding sequence ATGTCTGGAAAAACGCCGTTGTGGATATATTCAATTGTATTTTTATTACTGCTGTTCTTGTTACCTGTTTGTGCAGCTGAAATGACATACACGTTTGATGTTAACAAGGACGGTGGAGCATGGTATGTAATAGAATATCGTACGCTTCTGGATTCACAGGCAAGGGTGGATGAGTTCAACAGTTTCAAAGGTATGGTCGAAGGCAACACAACGTTTAAAACTGAATTTGAATCAAATATGCGCAATATTGTCTCACAGGCAGGGGTTGCCACATCAAGACCTATGACTGCAAGTGATTTTGATGTTTTGGTAAGTGTTCAGAACACGGCTACCGGTAATTACGGCATTGTGCGTTCTTCTTTTAAGTGGAGCCATCTGGCAGAGGTTTCCGGTTCTTCAATTAAACTGGGTGATGTGTTCTTTGGCGGGCAGTATATTTCCAATGACGATACTTTTATTGTGAAAATACCTGATGGGTATAAGCTCTCAGGGGCTACTCCTGAACCTGATGTCAGGCGTAAGGATGAACTGATATGGAACGGACCACGGACATTTAATTCGGGTGAACCCACGGTTACTTTTGCGAAAGGGACATCCTGGCTGGTTATAGCAGGGATTCTGGTCATACTAGGCGCCGGAGCATTTTTCATCTTAAAAAAAAAAGATTACACCGGTAGTAGCAATGCCAAACGGCCCGGTAAAGTGAGTAAAGCCGAACCATCCGGAACCACACAGTCTGAGCGCCCGGGGTCGTCCGGAAGTACGGGCATGGTTCCAGGTCTTGAATCCGATGAGGATATTATTATATCCATGCTCAAGGAACGTGGTGGTGCTATGATGCAGTCCAGTATTGTGAATAATAGTGGTTTTTCTAAATCAAAAACCAGTTCCCTGTTGAATAAGATGGCTGAGGATGGATTGATACAGCGGGTCAGGAAGGGAAGGGAGAATCTGGTCCGACTCGTCTGA